Proteins from a single region of Fusobacterium gonidiaformans ATCC 25563:
- the pdxS gene encoding pyridoxal 5'-phosphate synthase lyase subunit PdxS, whose translation MITKFNGGVIMDVTNVEQAKIAEEAGAVAVMALERVPADIRAAGGVSRMSDPKMIKEIMAAVKIPVMAKVRIGHFVEAEILEAIGIDFIDESEVLSPADNVYHVNKNEFKTPFVCGARNLGEALRRICEGAKMIRTKGEAGTGDVVQAVSHMRQIMKEMNIVKSLREDELYVMAKDLQVPYELVKYVHDHGRLPVPNFSAGGVATPADAALMRRLGADGVFVGSGIFKSGDPRKRAKAIVEAVQNYNNPEVIARVSENLGEAMVGINEEEIKVIMAARGV comes from the coding sequence ATGATTACGAAATTTAATGGTGGAGTTATTATGGATGTAACAAATGTGGAACAAGCAAAGATTGCTGAAGAAGCTGGAGCTGTTGCAGTGATGGCTTTGGAAAGAGTTCCGGCAGATATTCGAGCAGCTGGTGGAGTTTCTAGAATGAGTGATCCTAAAATGATAAAAGAAATTATGGCAGCAGTTAAAATTCCTGTTATGGCAAAGGTAAGAATTGGACATTTTGTAGAAGCTGAAATTTTAGAAGCAATTGGAATTGATTTTATTGATGAATCAGAAGTATTATCACCGGCAGATAATGTATATCATGTCAATAAAAATGAGTTTAAGACTCCTTTTGTTTGTGGAGCTAGAAATTTAGGAGAAGCCTTACGAAGAATTTGTGAAGGAGCAAAGATGATTCGTACCAAAGGAGAAGCAGGAACAGGAGATGTTGTACAAGCCGTTTCTCATATGAGACAAATTATGAAAGAAATGAATATTGTAAAATCTTTACGAGAAGATGAATTATATGTTATGGCAAAAGATTTACAAGTGCCTTATGAATTGGTAAAATATGTTCATGATCACGGAAGATTACCGGTACCAAATTTCTCAGCAGGAGGGGTAGCAACTCCAGCCGATGCTGCTTTAATGAGAAGATTAGGAGCAGACGGAGTATTTGTAGGAAGTGGAATTTTTAAATCCGGGGATCCTAGAAAACGTGCAAAAGCGATTGTAGAAGCAGTACAAAACTATAATAATCCGGAAGTCATTGCAAGAGTATCTGAAAATTTAGGAGAAGCAATGGTAGGAATCAACGAAGAAGAAATTAAAGTAATTATGGCAGCAAGAGGAGTGTAA
- a CDS encoding DUF2207 family protein translates to MKKIFSLLFFICFSLVLFSSDFEITNLNITAKLEENASMKVREEVQYRIGEINGVLFDLDAKGNGPLTSLAVYATDENGNFEKVPQTNLEITEEDELYHIKVYARTVNQIRTFAFVYELQGGAKLYQDIAELNRVFVGKNWQSPIGQVQVKVLLPNTVPQDSIHAYGHGPLTGNISLEDNTISYNLEQYYPGDFVEAHILFGPQGLSGVPQDLLVKENAKDRLLAQEKAWAEEANAERERYQKLEKHGKFAFGIEAFCLALYFLFAKFILRKPKKLEQEFPEYFRELPTDDSPAIVGNFFQAENSEKIFATIMDLVRRKYLNLELRGAEQILTINTEKNKTENLTPYEKEIIEIYLHQIGSRSEVNLSTISKQKLSLSISQRILGWNSLVKREYTAKGYGDSRSPLIILGVFCCFLFLGLSIVAISVFEQVQFAFFIPVIFAFLLPYTFNSKFPNAKTTESMQKWKAFKKFLEDYSLLKEAKINSIYLWEHYFVYALVLGVADKVAKAYQLALEKGEILMPESRSSLHYYAPCLHSYIRQPSLHQNIQKTYQRSHQSIARSTRSSSIGRGGGFSGGSSGGGGSRGGGGAF, encoded by the coding sequence ATGAAAAAAATATTCTCTTTGTTGTTTTTTATCTGCTTTTCACTTGTTCTATTCTCTTCTGATTTTGAAATTACAAATTTAAATATTACTGCAAAATTAGAAGAAAATGCCAGTATGAAAGTCAGAGAAGAAGTACAATATCGTATTGGAGAAATCAATGGGGTTCTCTTTGACCTTGATGCCAAAGGAAATGGTCCCCTGACTTCTTTAGCTGTTTATGCCACCGATGAAAATGGAAACTTTGAAAAAGTTCCACAAACAAACTTAGAAATTACAGAAGAGGACGAACTCTATCATATTAAAGTCTATGCTAGAACAGTAAATCAAATTCGGACTTTCGCTTTTGTCTATGAACTACAAGGTGGAGCCAAATTATATCAAGATATTGCAGAATTAAATCGAGTTTTTGTGGGGAAAAATTGGCAGAGTCCCATTGGGCAAGTACAAGTTAAAGTTTTGTTACCAAATACAGTTCCACAAGATTCCATTCATGCCTATGGTCATGGTCCCTTAACAGGAAATATTAGCCTTGAGGACAACACAATCTCTTATAACTTAGAGCAATACTATCCCGGTGACTTTGTTGAAGCTCATATCTTATTTGGGCCTCAAGGACTATCAGGAGTTCCGCAAGATTTATTAGTAAAAGAAAATGCAAAAGATAGACTTCTCGCTCAAGAAAAAGCTTGGGCAGAAGAAGCGAATGCAGAAAGAGAACGCTATCAAAAATTAGAAAAACATGGAAAATTTGCTTTTGGCATAGAAGCTTTTTGTTTAGCTCTGTACTTTCTATTTGCAAAATTTATTTTAAGAAAACCTAAAAAATTAGAACAAGAATTTCCGGAATATTTTAGAGAACTTCCCACAGACGACAGTCCGGCCATAGTAGGAAATTTCTTTCAAGCAGAAAATTCTGAAAAGATTTTTGCAACGATCATGGATTTAGTTCGTAGAAAATATTTAAATTTAGAGCTTCGAGGAGCTGAACAAATATTAACAATCAATACCGAAAAAAATAAAACGGAAAATTTGACTCCGTATGAAAAAGAAATAATAGAAATCTATCTACATCAAATTGGAAGTAGAAGTGAAGTAAATCTCTCTACCATCTCAAAACAAAAACTATCTCTTTCCATTTCTCAACGAATCTTAGGATGGAATAGTTTAGTAAAAAGAGAATATACAGCAAAGGGGTATGGAGATTCTAGAAGTCCACTGATTATTCTTGGAGTCTTCTGTTGTTTCCTATTTTTAGGCCTTAGTATTGTAGCAATATCTGTCTTTGAACAAGTACAGTTTGCTTTCTTTATTCCGGTAATTTTTGCTTTCTTATTGCCCTATACTTTTAATTCAAAATTTCCAAATGCAAAAACGACAGAAAGTATGCAAAAGTGGAAAGCTTTTAAAAAATTTTTAGAAGATTATAGCCTATTAAAAGAAGCCAAAATCAATTCTATTTATCTATGGGAACACTATTTTGTGTATGCTTTAGTCTTAGGAGTTGCAGATAAAGTGGCAAAAGCGTATCAACTAGCATTAGAAAAAGGTGAAATTCTTATGCCGGAAAGCAGGAGTTCCCTTCATTACTATGCTCCTTGTCTACATTCTTATATTAGACAGCCTAGTCTACATCAAAATATTCAAAAAACATATCAACGATCTCACCAATCCATTGCAAGATCTACTCGTTCTTCGAGCATTGGTAGAGGTGGAGGTTTTAGTGGTGGCTCTTCCGGAGGAGGAGGTAGCCGTGGTGGTGGTGGAGCTTTTTAA
- a CDS encoding carboxypeptidase M32, which translates to MKDKIQEFKECIKEKKYLLASIEVLQWELETLAPKKGQDYLSEVLAYMSMKDYELSTSDKFQNLVRDLLQEKESLDPILQKEVEQAAEEMEKMKKIPAEEYRAYAELCAKNQGVWEEAKQNNNFQLVEENLTKIFEYNRKFARYLQKEEKNLYDVLLRDYEKGMTCEKLDVFFASLKKEIVPLLHKIQKKKKQSFPFLTSPISKEKQKEFCHLLAEYLGFDFERGILAESEHPFTLNINKKDVRITTKYMESLPFSSIFSTIHETGHAIYEQQIGDELVSTLLGSGGSMGLHESQSRFWENIIGRSFEFWKELYPSLQTHFTSLKTIPLEEFYQAINQVEASLIRTEADELTYCLHIMLRYELEKEMIEGTLSVKDLPKAWNEKIEEYLGITVPNATEGVLQDVHWYAGLIGYFPSYALGNAYASQLFHTMKQELSLDDYSQDKLQEVRLWLGENIHQYGMMKTTSELIREITGEDLNPDYYIEYLKNKYEALYQ; encoded by the coding sequence ATGAAAGACAAAATTCAAGAATTTAAAGAATGTATCAAAGAAAAAAAATATCTTTTAGCAAGTATTGAAGTATTGCAATGGGAATTGGAAACGCTTGCTCCCAAAAAAGGGCAAGATTATTTATCAGAAGTCTTAGCGTATATGAGTATGAAAGATTACGAATTAAGTACTTCTGATAAATTTCAAAATTTAGTAAGAGACTTGTTACAAGAGAAAGAAAGCTTAGACCCAATCTTACAAAAAGAAGTAGAACAAGCCGCTGAAGAAATGGAAAAAATGAAAAAAATTCCGGCAGAAGAATATCGAGCTTACGCAGAATTATGTGCTAAAAATCAAGGAGTTTGGGAAGAAGCAAAACAAAATAACAATTTTCAACTGGTAGAAGAGAATCTCACAAAAATCTTTGAATACAATCGAAAATTTGCAAGATATTTGCAAAAAGAAGAAAAGAATCTCTACGATGTTTTATTACGAGATTATGAAAAAGGAATGACTTGTGAAAAATTAGATGTATTTTTTGCTAGTTTAAAGAAAGAAATTGTACCTCTTTTACATAAAATTCAAAAGAAAAAGAAACAATCTTTTCCTTTCTTAACTTCTCCTATCTCCAAAGAAAAGCAAAAAGAATTCTGTCATCTTCTTGCAGAGTATTTAGGCTTTGATTTTGAACGAGGAATTCTAGCAGAAAGCGAACATCCTTTTACTTTAAATATCAATAAAAAAGATGTTAGAATTACTACAAAGTATATGGAATCACTTCCTTTTTCCTCTATTTTTAGTACTATTCATGAAACAGGTCATGCCATCTATGAACAACAAATTGGAGACGAGCTTGTTTCCACTTTACTAGGCTCCGGAGGAAGCATGGGATTGCATGAATCTCAATCTCGTTTCTGGGAAAATATCATCGGTCGAAGTTTTGAATTTTGGAAAGAACTATATCCAAGCTTACAAACTCATTTTACAAGCTTAAAAACAATTCCTTTGGAAGAATTTTACCAAGCCATCAATCAAGTAGAAGCTTCTCTGATACGAACAGAAGCGGACGAGTTAACCTACTGTCTTCATATTATGCTACGTTATGAATTAGAAAAAGAAATGATAGAAGGAACACTTTCTGTCAAAGATTTACCAAAGGCTTGGAATGAAAAAATAGAGGAATATTTAGGAATTACCGTTCCTAATGCAACAGAGGGAGTTCTGCAAGATGTCCATTGGTATGCAGGTTTGATTGGATATTTCCCATCTTACGCCTTAGGAAATGCCTATGCTTCTCAACTATTTCATACGATGAAACAAGAATTATCATTAGACGATTATTCTCAAGATAAGTTACAGGAAGTTCGACTTTGGTTAGGCGAAAACATTCATCAATATGGAATGATGAAGACAACATCAGAACTTATCCGAGAAATTACAGGAGAAGATTTAAATCCAGACTATTACATTGAATATTTAAAAAATAAATATGAAGCACTTTATCAATAA
- a CDS encoding response regulator transcription factor has product MGEKILIIDDEEAILELLKFNLEIYGYKIFTSNTGKGILEKIIEIHPNIILLDLMLPEIDGMSICKKVRENSIWNDLRIIILSAKSQEIDKITCLEIGADDYITKPFSIRELIARIHAFSRRISPTVPTTQEIIQYHDLVIDPKEKTVLKKDKKISLTLLELKLLLYLLKNQGKISTREMIFKNVWNYEEQNNTRSLDVNIRKLRQKLEDSNNHYIETIRGIGYKLL; this is encoded by the coding sequence ATGGGAGAAAAAATTTTGATTATTGATGATGAAGAAGCTATTTTAGAGCTTCTAAAATTTAATTTAGAAATTTACGGATATAAAATTTTTACATCTAATACCGGAAAAGGAATCCTAGAAAAAATTATCGAAATTCATCCTAATATTATCTTATTAGATTTAATGCTCCCAGAAATAGATGGAATGAGTATCTGTAAAAAAGTTCGAGAAAATAGTATCTGGAATGATCTTAGAATTATCATTCTAAGTGCAAAATCTCAAGAAATTGACAAAATTACTTGCCTAGAAATAGGCGCAGACGACTATATTACAAAACCTTTCAGTATTCGAGAATTGATCGCTAGAATTCATGCTTTTTCTAGAAGAATTTCCCCTACTGTTCCAACTACACAAGAAATTATACAATATCATGATTTAGTCATAGATCCAAAAGAAAAAACAGTATTAAAAAAAGATAAAAAAATCTCTTTAACTCTGTTAGAATTAAAATTATTATTATATCTTCTAAAAAATCAAGGAAAAATTTCTACAAGAGAAATGATTTTTAAAAATGTATGGAATTATGAGGAACAAAACAATACTCGTTCTCTTGATGTAAATATTAGAAAATTAAGACAAAAATTAGAAGATTCTAACAATCATTATATTGAAACTATTCGCGGAATTGGATATAAACTACTATAA
- a CDS encoding uracil-DNA glycosylase family protein: MLEKNDLWEELKYGAASIGNTILKPHQLEVLIGGGNPDSDILILGDDPELYLNENLKTKEGSSGEFLYLLLEFCGIQKEDIYVSTLSKRNARLKDFMPEDYEKLKELLICQIGLLSPKVIVCLGYEAAQMLLEKEINLEKDRQEVFTWKAGIQVFVTYDVNTVKKARAELGKKAKLALEFRNDLKKLQYFK, encoded by the coding sequence ATGTTAGAAAAAAATGATTTATGGGAAGAGTTAAAATATGGAGCTGCTAGTATTGGAAATACTATTCTAAAACCTCATCAATTAGAAGTCTTAATTGGAGGAGGAAATCCTGATTCCGATATTCTAATTCTAGGAGACGACCCGGAACTCTATCTCAATGAAAACTTAAAAACAAAAGAAGGATCTTCTGGGGAGTTTCTTTATCTTCTTTTGGAATTTTGTGGTATTCAAAAAGAAGATATTTATGTATCTACTTTATCCAAAAGAAATGCTCGTTTAAAAGATTTTATGCCGGAAGATTATGAAAAATTAAAAGAACTTCTTATCTGTCAAATTGGACTCCTTTCTCCAAAAGTCATTGTTTGTTTAGGATATGAGGCGGCTCAAATGCTTTTAGAAAAAGAGATTAACTTAGAAAAAGATAGACAAGAAGTTTTCACTTGGAAAGCAGGTATTCAAGTCTTCGTAACTTATGATGTGAATACAGTCAAAAAAGCTCGAGCAGAATTAGGAAAAAAAGCAAAATTGGCTTTAGAATTTCGTAATGATTTAAAAAAATTACAATATTTCAAGTAA
- a CDS encoding MBL fold metallo-hydrolase — MKVAMLGSGSGGNASYVEENGYGILIDAGFSCKKIEERLASIGKSAENIKALLITHEHTDHISGAGILARKYNLPIYISPESLEVCRQKLGKIAEDQIHCIQKDFFLNENIYVKPFDVMHDAVRTLGFHIETASQKKLAISTDIGYITNLVREAFQDVDVAILESNYDYNMLMNCSYPWDLKARVKGRNGHLSNNDAAKFIREMYTNKLQKIFLAHVSKDSNHPNIIHDTMELEFEKYSQKPNYEISSQNIATKLFESK, encoded by the coding sequence ATGAAAGTAGCAATGTTAGGTAGTGGAAGTGGTGGAAATGCAAGTTATGTCGAAGAAAATGGTTATGGTATTTTAATCGATGCCGGTTTTAGTTGTAAAAAAATAGAAGAACGTCTTGCTTCTATTGGAAAATCTGCTGAAAATATCAAAGCACTTTTAATTACTCATGAGCATACGGATCACATCTCGGGAGCAGGAATCTTAGCGAGAAAATATAATCTTCCTATCTATATTAGTCCTGAAAGTTTAGAAGTTTGTAGACAAAAGTTAGGAAAAATTGCTGAAGATCAAATTCATTGTATTCAAAAAGATTTTTTCTTAAATGAGAATATCTATGTAAAACCCTTTGATGTCATGCATGATGCTGTTCGAACTCTTGGTTTTCATATAGAAACAGCCTCTCAAAAAAAACTCGCTATCTCTACGGATATTGGATATATCACAAACTTAGTACGAGAAGCTTTTCAAGATGTCGATGTAGCCATTTTAGAAAGTAATTATGATTACAATATGCTGATGAATTGTTCTTATCCTTGGGATTTAAAAGCTAGAGTAAAAGGAAGAAATGGACATCTCTCCAATAATGATGCTGCAAAATTTATTCGAGAAATGTATACAAACAAATTACAAAAAATATTTTTAGCCCATGTCAGTAAAGATAGTAATCATCCCAATATTATTCATGATACCATGGAATTAGAATTTGAAAAGTATTCTCAAAAACCAAATTATGAAATCAGTTCTCAAAATATAGCCACAAAACTTTTTGAGAGCAAATAA
- a CDS encoding LemA family protein, whose amino-acid sequence MITIFIIIIVVCFIAISFKNKFVVLLSRVKNAWSQIDVQLQRRFDLIPNLVETVKGYAAHEKGTLEAVIAARNQYVSAGNVQEKMEASNQLTGVLRQLFAVSEAYPDLKANTNFLQLQEQLKEVEDKVAYARQFYNDTVTKYNQSIQLFPASLFAGLFHYVEEPLFQAVAGSQEVPKVKF is encoded by the coding sequence ATGATTACAATTTTCATTATTATCATTGTTGTTTGTTTTATAGCAATTTCTTTCAAAAACAAATTTGTTGTTCTTTTAAGTCGAGTAAAAAATGCTTGGAGCCAAATTGATGTTCAATTGCAAAGAAGATTTGACTTAATTCCTAACTTAGTTGAAACGGTCAAAGGGTATGCTGCCCATGAAAAAGGAACTTTAGAAGCTGTGATTGCAGCCAGAAATCAATATGTTTCTGCAGGCAATGTACAAGAAAAAATGGAAGCAAGTAATCAATTAACCGGTGTGTTACGACAATTGTTTGCAGTTTCAGAAGCCTATCCTGATTTAAAAGCCAATACAAATTTCTTACAATTACAAGAGCAGTTAAAAGAAGTCGAAGATAAGGTTGCCTATGCAAGACAATTCTACAACGACACAGTTACAAAATATAATCAAAGTATTCAATTATTTCCGGCAAGCTTATTTGCAGGTCTTTTCCATTATGTGGAAGAACCTCTATTTCAAGCAGTTGCAGGATCTCAAGAAGTACCAAAAGTAAAATTTTAA
- a CDS encoding PLP-dependent aminotransferase family protein: MMIFPLDNNSKTPLYIQMYSEIKKQIQDGSLHSNEKLPSKKHFMEQYHISQNTVQNALYLLLEEGYLYSIERRGYFVSNLENIFTKSLPSKTVQKENNISKVKYDFAYSGVDVQSIPKTILKKITRDIYDEQNTELLFQGDIQGYLPLRESICQYLENSRGFSVSSNQIIISSGTEYLFYIIFKIFDQKIYGLENPGYKMLQELFTSNQIEFHPIPLDESGIQVEELEKQKVQIACITPSHQFPSGIIMPIRRRNELLQWANSSEERYIVEDDYDSEFKYNGRPIPALKAIDQKDKVIYMGSFSKSISPALRVSYMVLPKNLLTVYEKKLPYFICPVSTLSQKILHKFISEGYFIKHLNRMRTLYKQKREFIVQSFKKTNITILGADAGLHLLLSFPPSFPESKFLADCKKHSIRLYPIREYYFQENITTNPIFLLGYASLEKKQIQEGISLLLKILESNQE, from the coding sequence ATGATGATATTTCCTTTAGATAATAATAGTAAAACTCCTTTATACATTCAAATGTATAGCGAAATCAAAAAACAAATTCAAGATGGAAGCCTTCACTCGAATGAAAAGCTTCCTTCTAAAAAACATTTTATGGAACAGTATCATATTAGTCAAAATACAGTACAGAATGCCTTATATCTATTGCTCGAAGAAGGCTATCTTTATTCCATTGAAAGACGAGGCTATTTTGTTTCCAATCTTGAAAATATATTCACAAAATCTCTTCCAAGCAAAACAGTCCAAAAAGAAAATAATATCTCAAAAGTAAAATATGACTTTGCTTATTCAGGAGTAGATGTCCAAAGCATTCCCAAGACTATCTTAAAAAAAATTACAAGAGATATCTATGATGAACAAAATACAGAACTCTTATTTCAAGGAGATATTCAAGGTTATCTTCCCCTTAGAGAAAGTATTTGCCAATATTTAGAAAATTCAAGAGGTTTCTCTGTAAGCTCTAATCAAATTATCATCAGCTCCGGTACAGAATACCTCTTCTATATCATATTTAAAATCTTCGATCAAAAAATTTATGGCTTGGAAAATCCCGGATATAAGATGTTACAAGAACTCTTTACCTCAAATCAAATTGAGTTCCACCCCATTCCTTTAGATGAATCTGGAATTCAAGTAGAGGAATTAGAAAAACAAAAAGTTCAAATTGCATGTATTACTCCTTCTCATCAATTTCCAAGTGGAATTATTATGCCTATTCGACGTAGAAATGAGCTCTTACAATGGGCAAATTCATCTGAAGAACGTTATATTGTAGAAGATGACTATGACAGTGAATTCAAATACAATGGAAGACCTATTCCAGCCTTAAAAGCTATAGACCAAAAAGATAAAGTCATCTATATGGGAAGTTTTTCTAAGTCAATCAGCCCAGCTCTTAGAGTCAGCTATATGGTACTTCCCAAAAATTTATTAACTGTTTATGAAAAAAAACTTCCTTATTTTATTTGTCCTGTTTCTACCCTGAGTCAAAAAATTTTACATAAATTTATCTCAGAAGGATATTTCATAAAACATTTAAATCGTATGAGAACCCTATACAAACAAAAAAGAGAATTTATAGTACAGTCTTTTAAAAAAACAAATATTACTATTTTAGGAGCAGATGCCGGACTTCATCTTCTATTAAGTTTTCCTCCTTCTTTTCCTGAAAGTAAATTTTTAGCAGATTGTAAAAAACATTCCATACGTTTATACCCCATACGAGAATACTATTTTCAAGAAAATATTACCACAAACCCAATTTTTCTTTTAGGTTATGCTAGTTTAGAAAAAAAACAAATCCAAGAAGGGATTAGTCTGTTGTTGAAAATTTTAGAATCCAATCAAGAATAA
- a CDS encoding NAD(P)-dependent malic enzyme → MSNVYEESLKLHEANHGKLSVVSKVTVKSREDLSLAYSPGVAEPCRKIQENKENVYRYTSRGNMVAVITDGTAVLGLGDIGPEAALPVMEGKAVLFKEFGGVDAFPICLDTKDTEEIITTIKRIAPGFGGINLEDISAPRCVEIETRLKEELDIPVFHDDQHGTAIVVVAGLINSLKLLKKNVEEIKVVINGIGAAGSSIAKLILQLGVPGKNMLLVGKDGILNREQSENYNHIHKELSFRTNDACQTGTLKDAIQGADVFVGVSVGGIVSAEMIESMNHDAIVFAMANPTPEIMPEEAKKAGARIVGSGRSDYPNQINNVLVFPGLFKGALRAKSKKITEEMKMAAAVGLANLITEEELKDDYIIPGAFDSRVAETVAKEVEKVAKAQGICRE, encoded by the coding sequence ATGTCAAATGTCTATGAAGAATCACTAAAATTACACGAAGCAAATCACGGAAAATTATCTGTTGTATCAAAAGTTACTGTAAAAAGTCGAGAAGATTTAAGCTTAGCCTATTCTCCAGGAGTTGCAGAACCTTGTCGAAAAATTCAAGAAAATAAAGAAAACGTATATCGTTATACGTCTCGTGGAAACATGGTAGCCGTCATTACTGACGGTACGGCAGTCTTAGGATTAGGAGATATCGGTCCGGAAGCAGCCTTACCTGTAATGGAAGGAAAAGCTGTTCTTTTTAAAGAGTTTGGCGGAGTAGATGCCTTCCCTATCTGTTTAGATACCAAAGATACCGAAGAAATTATTACAACGATTAAAAGAATTGCACCTGGATTTGGTGGAATCAATTTAGAAGATATTTCTGCCCCTCGTTGTGTGGAAATTGAAACTCGTTTAAAAGAAGAATTGGATATTCCGGTTTTTCACGATGATCAACACGGAACCGCTATTGTTGTTGTCGCAGGTCTTATCAACTCTTTAAAACTTTTAAAGAAAAATGTGGAAGAAATCAAAGTAGTCATCAATGGAATCGGAGCAGCAGGAAGTTCAATTGCAAAACTGATTTTACAATTAGGAGTTCCCGGAAAAAATATGTTATTAGTTGGAAAAGACGGTATTTTAAACCGAGAACAATCTGAAAATTATAATCATATTCATAAAGAGTTATCTTTCCGTACTAACGATGCCTGTCAAACAGGAACTTTAAAGGATGCTATCCAAGGAGCCGATGTCTTTGTGGGAGTCTCTGTCGGAGGTATCGTCTCTGCGGAAATGATTGAATCTATGAATCATGATGCTATCGTATTTGCCATGGCAAATCCTACTCCTGAAATTATGCCGGAAGAAGCTAAAAAAGCAGGAGCTCGTATTGTAGGAAGCGGGCGATCCGATTATCCAAACCAAATTAATAACGTTTTAGTGTTCCCAGGACTTTTCAAAGGAGCTCTACGAGCAAAATCAAAGAAAATTACGGAAGAAATGAAAATGGCTGCTGCAGTTGGTCTTGCTAATCTTATCACAGAAGAAGAATTAAAAGACGATTATATCATTCCGGGAGCTTTTGATTCTAGAGTAGCGGAAACTGTGGCAAAAGAAGTAGAAAAAGTAGCCAAAGCACAAGGAATTTGTCGTGAATAA